In the genome of Myxococcus stipitatus, one region contains:
- a CDS encoding PAAR domain-containing protein — translation MSATPGSTSAHGARQADRPPAPAPPLIQPTGENVAVGSFASIVNRTSDPFRQAPPAHQGTVGAVNQVLGGVLGVINAPVELLNTGFALATAPLAALFPALPAATLMALHVGLPHPHAHPPSLIPPAPPIPLPSLGAVMLSGCVSVLINGVPAARAGDVGLAVTCGSFMPPLEVFTGSSKVFIGGSRAARMGDITKHCTPSTGGGALTKMQKVMAVASKVMAGAGMVSGALSVATAAMDSANSSAEAAAAAAADDANAAAASASAAAGQAIGAGVAAAQLAADAAAMAMSMMVGKDPGLVPDFGAIVLGHPNVLIGGFPMPSWSDVAEGMKKLVAGLRRGVRGGRRQGRLFCASCM, via the coding sequence GTGAGCGCTACCCCAGGTTCCACCTCGGCCCATGGCGCGCGTCAGGCGGACAGGCCCCCCGCGCCCGCACCACCTCTCATCCAGCCGACGGGCGAGAACGTCGCCGTCGGCTCGTTCGCCAGCATCGTGAACCGGACGTCGGACCCCTTCCGCCAGGCGCCTCCCGCGCACCAGGGCACCGTGGGCGCCGTCAATCAGGTGCTGGGTGGGGTGTTGGGGGTCATCAACGCGCCGGTGGAGCTGCTCAACACCGGGTTCGCCCTGGCGACGGCGCCGCTCGCCGCGCTCTTTCCCGCGCTGCCGGCCGCCACCCTCATGGCGCTGCACGTCGGGCTTCCACACCCGCATGCCCATCCGCCCAGCCTCATCCCTCCCGCGCCCCCCATTCCCCTCCCCAGCCTGGGCGCGGTGATGCTCAGCGGCTGCGTGTCTGTGCTCATCAACGGGGTGCCCGCGGCCCGCGCGGGGGACGTGGGGCTGGCGGTGACGTGCGGCAGCTTCATGCCTCCGCTCGAGGTCTTCACCGGTTCCAGCAAGGTCTTCATCGGTGGCTCCCGGGCCGCGCGCATGGGGGACATCACGAAGCACTGCACGCCTTCGACAGGAGGCGGGGCGCTCACGAAGATGCAGAAGGTGATGGCGGTGGCGAGCAAGGTGATGGCGGGCGCCGGCATGGTGTCGGGAGCGTTGAGCGTGGCGACGGCGGCGATGGACTCCGCGAACTCGAGCGCCGAGGCAGCCGCTGCTGCCGCCGCGGATGACGCCAACGCAGCAGCCGCCAGTGCCTCCGCCGCCGCCGGTCAGGCCATCGGTGCCGGAGTGGCCGCCGCGCAGCTCGCCGCGGATGCGGCGGCCATGGCCATGTCCATGATGGTGGGCAAGGACCCCGGCCTCGTCCCGGACTTCGGCGCCATCGTCCTGGGCCACCCGAACGTGCTTATCGGCGGCTTCCCGATGCCGTCCTGGAGCGACGTGGCGGAGGGCATGAAGAAGCTCGTGGCCGGACTGCGCCGAGGCGTCCGAGGCGGCCGGAGGCAGGGCCGGCTCTTCTGCGCGAGCTGCATGTAG